The following DNA comes from Effusibacillus pohliae DSM 22757.
GATTACGATTAATGATTGACACAACCTGTCAGAGAGTTCTCATTCGATTCCGTCCTACGGTAGTGGAAACTGTCCGTGACAGTATGTCACACCTCTGATCACCTTTCAATTCTGTTCTGAAAGAGATTCGCCTCTGTGCTTGATTTTTCCCCAATTGCCGGTTGCTAGGACACTTCTCCCTAGATTGGGGTGTCGAGACAAGTAACCTTGGCATTTCTCACAATCACGCCTTTGTAATTTTTGACTTTCGGATGTACCATCCGATATGTTCATAACAAACCTATGAAAAGGAGGAGATGTCCAATGGACCTAAAACTCGAAAAGCAAGCCATCACCCCGCTGCAATTTATCCAAGCGATCAAAGGGGAAGGGCCCTACTGTTTACGCACTCTGCCCGATCCCCCCAAACAGGAACAAACGTACCGTAACTTTAGCCAAAACTGGACGTTTTCCACCCTCGACGAGTTGAAACAAGGAATCAGGGGAGGACTGCGGAAGGCAAATAGCTACCGAAATGGTGTGTTCCTCGTGGTGAACAACGGCGGCCACTGTGACACTTCGATCACACAGGTCACCGCCCATTATATCGATTTCGATAAAGTGCCGTGGGAACAGCAACTGGAATTGCTAAACCGGTTCGGCCTTTTGCCCAGCATCATCGTCCTGTCCAGCCGGGGTATGCACGTCTACTGGCTAATGAAAGACGCCAAGGTGGAAGAGTTCCGAAAGGTCCAGAAAAGGCTCATTCACTTTTTTGGCAGCGACCCGACGGTCGTCAACGAGAGCCGTTTGATGCGGGTTCCGGGCTTTTATCATCAAAAGTCCGCACCCCAGATGGTTCACGTACTCTGGTGGCATCCGGAGTTGTCCTACACCCAAGACCAACTCCAGCAACGCCTGACGGAACTGGGCGTTCCCGAGGTGATCGAAACGAAAAAGGAGCAGTCGAAACGTCTGCGGGGTCAACGTTCAGACGTCAAACCGTTGGATTTGGTGGATCTGAAGATGCTGTCGCTGGTCGAAGCTCACCTGGGGGACATGGACACGACCGACGGCGAACAATACCGTTGTCTCTGCCCCATGCATGACGACCATCGTCCGTCCGGTGTGTATTTTGCAGGGACGGAGTGGTTCTATTGCCATACGTGCAACAAAAGTTGGGCACTCTCCGAGTTGGCCAAGCTGAAAGGATGGAACGACATCCTCGAGTACCGCATCCAACGGTACAAGGATAGTCTCCACCGCCAACAGGAGCAGCATCAAAAGGCTGTTGCGAGCCAATTGGCTGCCGTTCCAGAGTTGCCTCGATATGTACACACCAGAACCAAAATGGATTCCCTGGGAACATTGCGAACCGTACACGCTGTCACCGAGCGTTTTCAAACCGTCATGGCCAACCGGGGAATTGGGGTGGAGGACGACCTGCTTCAGTCGGTTCGCCACATCGTGCGCCTGTGGGAAACACTAGGCAATCCGAACCAACCAGTGATATGGCCTGTACCACCTGGCAGCGGGAAGTCCACGTTGCGCAACTTGTATGTCCAGTACAAGTGTGATCACACCCCAGACTTCGGATGTATCCTGGTGGTAGAACGCAAACAAGACGCCGACGCCATTGCCCGGTTTTTGAATCAATCCAGGGAAGTGGCCTGGTCCTACCTCGGATGGGATGAGTCGTGGTGCCTGGCTGGACACGATTCGTACCAGCCGGGCATGTGCGCTGGTTGCCAACACTCTTCCTGCCGAGTTCTTCGGAACCAAGAGGAGCAGCTTCGCCGCCCGGTTGTGATAACCACTCACCAGCGGTTCGTAGAACTGGCAACCAACCGAAAGCTCGGATCCACGCTGGGATATTGGGTGGATCAAAACGGTGAACGCCACGACCGCAAGCTTCTGATCATCGACGAGGCTCCTCCGATGTTTGTGTCAAACACGATCACTCGATCGGAGCTGGAACAATTCAATAAAGAGGTTCGGAAGCGATTCCACTATTCGCCGACTCTCTTGAACGAATGGCAAAAGATGATGTATGGCCTCAATCAATTTTTTGGAGCCATATCATCGCCCCGGAACATTCGCCCTGACGAGATTGAAGTGACACTGTCGTCCGATCTGCGGCAGGTGTTGACAGACCAATCCTATTCAACCGTTTGGGAAGTTCTGGATAAGTTCCTGAAAACCGGTGGCGTTTTTTATCCTGATGCGGATGACGGGTGGTCGTTGACCGTAGTGAAGCGTATGAACTTCGAGTGGGACAACCTGTGCCCCTTTATCCTGGACGGGACGGGTACAACCGATTTGCGGTATCCCCGGTCTGAGTTCCAGGCACTGTCATCGCCCATTAGGCGATCGGCTCCTGTCAACATCCATGTATGTACCGACTTCGGCTTTGGAAAGCGGTATATGCACACTCATGATCAAGAGGAAGTAATCAATGCCCATGTGAAAGTCATCCGGGATCTCATCCAAAAACACAAGAAGCTTTTGGTGGTGGTGAGAAAGGAATTTGAAGCGGCATATAAACACCGACTTCAGGTCGAACTGGATAACAACAAAGTGGCCATCGAGCACTTCGGCAACCTGAAAGGACGAAACGATTTTATGGGTTGCGATGCGGCGCTCTTCTTCGGGATCCTGGACAAAGGAGACGAGTATTATATGGCGTTAGCCACGATCAGACACGAAAACCCAGATACCATCCTCCTTGAAACGTTTGAATGTCGAAATGTTCACCGGTTTGTAGATGTTGGAATCGAAGCCGTGAAACTCAATGAGATCGCCATCGAACTTGTGCAGGACATCTTCCGCACTCGGGTTCGCTTGGGCCTGCCAGTGGACGTGTATGTGTTTTGTCGGGACCATATCCTCATGGAGCATGTGACCCGCATGTTGGGGGTCAAAGAGGTTGACCTCACCTGGAAACCAGCCGGTGTGGCGGGGCTCACCAAACCGGGCCGCAATGTGTCCGCTCTCTTGGAAGCCCTTCAGGCGTTTGTGTCCTCCGGTTCGGACATCATCTCAAAAGCGGAACTCAAGGCTCGAGCGGGAATGGCGGAAAAGGACGACCGCTCATGGCGCCGGGCCATGCAGAACCCGTTTGTGAGAGCGTTTTGTGAGGAACACGGGATTGTCGCTCCGACGCCCAACAGCCGGGTTCTGATTCGACATCCTGAAAACGCAACAGCGGATGCCGATGTGATCTAATAGTTTCACGGTTTGATTTGTTTGCTCGAAGGAGGTCGATCATATGAACCTTGAACGTTATATCCAAGGAGTTATAACCATCCCCCGGTTGATGCGGTATCATGGCCTCTCCAAGAAGGAGTGTCCCATTCATGCTTTCCACTACCTCACGATGCTTCCAGATAAAAAGGTTGCGGTCTGCCTCGAATGCGGCATGGAATGGGATGTGATCGGATTGCATGAGATCCTGACAGGAAAGACACGTGAAGAGGCGTCGAAGGAGCTTTATGAGATGATCCAATACTTTTCTCCGGTTTCTAGTGGAAACGAAGAGATGGAGGAATCAAACCCCGAATCGAAAAAGAAGGGTGGGACCGCACAATCTTTGAATTTTTGGAAATGGTTGGATGCTAACCGTCCCCATATTTGGGGGCTTCCCGAATACGATGGCAACGCAAATGACGCTGTGGCCTTCATCAACCTGAAAGGCAACTTGTGTCTCCTGCCATCAGCGGTTGAGGGATTATCCATTGGGGAACTACGCACTTGGATCCAAGGATGGAAACAGGAAGGGCTAATCCGCACCCCTAAAGATAAGTTGGGTCTGAAACGGCCGCAACGAATTCCTTCGGACATCCGCCTTGCCCAGCAGCTTCCCGACACCATGAGGGTGTTCGTCTTTCATCGACAAGAAACAATGAAACTGCTCGCAATGAAGGTCATAACTACAACACATAGCGCTTGACTTCAACAAATTTCCATGTTC
Coding sequences within:
- a CDS encoding DNA-primase RepB domain-containing protein, translated to MDLKLEKQAITPLQFIQAIKGEGPYCLRTLPDPPKQEQTYRNFSQNWTFSTLDELKQGIRGGLRKANSYRNGVFLVVNNGGHCDTSITQVTAHYIDFDKVPWEQQLELLNRFGLLPSIIVLSSRGMHVYWLMKDAKVEEFRKVQKRLIHFFGSDPTVVNESRLMRVPGFYHQKSAPQMVHVLWWHPELSYTQDQLQQRLTELGVPEVIETKKEQSKRLRGQRSDVKPLDLVDLKMLSLVEAHLGDMDTTDGEQYRCLCPMHDDHRPSGVYFAGTEWFYCHTCNKSWALSELAKLKGWNDILEYRIQRYKDSLHRQQEQHQKAVASQLAAVPELPRYVHTRTKMDSLGTLRTVHAVTERFQTVMANRGIGVEDDLLQSVRHIVRLWETLGNPNQPVIWPVPPGSGKSTLRNLYVQYKCDHTPDFGCILVVERKQDADAIARFLNQSREVAWSYLGWDESWCLAGHDSYQPGMCAGCQHSSCRVLRNQEEQLRRPVVITTHQRFVELATNRKLGSTLGYWVDQNGERHDRKLLIIDEAPPMFVSNTITRSELEQFNKEVRKRFHYSPTLLNEWQKMMYGLNQFFGAISSPRNIRPDEIEVTLSSDLRQVLTDQSYSTVWEVLDKFLKTGGVFYPDADDGWSLTVVKRMNFEWDNLCPFILDGTGTTDLRYPRSEFQALSSPIRRSAPVNIHVCTDFGFGKRYMHTHDQEEVINAHVKVIRDLIQKHKKLLVVVRKEFEAAYKHRLQVELDNNKVAIEHFGNLKGRNDFMGCDAALFFGILDKGDEYYMALATIRHENPDTILLETFECRNVHRFVDVGIEAVKLNEIAIELVQDIFRTRVRLGLPVDVYVFCRDHILMEHVTRMLGVKEVDLTWKPAGVAGLTKPGRNVSALLEALQAFVSSGSDIISKAELKARAGMAEKDDRSWRRAMQNPFVRAFCEEHGIVAPTPNSRVLIRHPENATADADVI